Proteins found in one Maridesulfovibrio sp. genomic segment:
- a CDS encoding ATP-binding cassette domain-containing protein → MNQTANNIINVRELTCSYGEAVIIDKISFDVRKGEIFIILGGSGCGKSTVLKHMIGLYPPANGQILIDGDDIGSAYGDKRLEILQRIGVMYQMGALFGSMTLLENVRLPLEEFTSMPREAMDYVARMKLSLVGLETSADKMPSELSGGMLKRGAIARAMALDPKILFLDEPSAGLDPVTSAELDELIRSLSRSLGVTFVIVTHELQSIFSVADRVIMLDKNTRGIIAQGDPRILRDESEHPQVRRFFHREVEVKAGEQPQATENI, encoded by the coding sequence TTGAATCAAACCGCCAATAATATAATTAACGTTCGTGAGCTGACCTGTTCGTACGGTGAAGCTGTCATCATCGATAAAATTTCCTTTGACGTCAGAAAGGGTGAGATTTTTATTATTCTAGGCGGTTCCGGCTGCGGCAAAAGCACCGTGCTCAAGCATATGATCGGACTTTACCCGCCTGCTAATGGGCAGATCCTGATTGATGGCGACGATATCGGTTCAGCGTATGGCGATAAACGTCTTGAAATTTTGCAGCGCATCGGGGTTATGTATCAAATGGGGGCGTTGTTCGGTTCCATGACTCTGCTGGAGAATGTACGGTTGCCATTGGAAGAGTTCACTTCCATGCCCCGTGAAGCCATGGATTATGTTGCGCGGATGAAGCTTTCGCTTGTCGGGCTGGAGACATCCGCAGATAAGATGCCCTCAGAACTTTCAGGCGGTATGCTGAAGCGCGGAGCAATTGCCCGGGCCATGGCTCTGGACCCTAAAATACTTTTTCTTGATGAGCCGTCAGCCGGGCTTGATCCTGTAACTTCAGCAGAACTGGACGAGCTTATCCGCAGCCTCTCCCGCTCTCTGGGGGTAACATTTGTGATTGTAACCCATGAGCTTCAATCTATTTTTTCTGTTGCGGACCGGGTGATCATGCTGGACAAAAATACTCGCGGAATTATTGCTCAAGGTGACCCGAGAATCTTACGCGATGAATCGGAGCATCCGCAGGTTCGCAGATTTTTTCATCGCGAAGTTGAAGTAAAAGCCGGGGAACAACCGCAGGCTACGGAGAATATATGA